Genomic window (Sediminispirochaeta smaragdinae DSM 11293):
AAGATTTTTACGGAAAACATCGGCCTGGCGGCAGCATCCGCTTATTTCTTCCTCATCTATGTTTTGGCTGCTATGATATCCCGTCCCGGTGCCGGCAGGCTCTCCGACAGCAAGGGGGAAAAATCAATGTTATACCCCGGAATTATAGTCAACGCCGTGGGGTTTCTGCTGTTCGCGTTGAGTAAGTCAAGTTATATGCTGTTCACCGCAGCGATTTTCATCGGCTTGGGACTCGGCACGATTCAATCGATAACCCAGACCCTGGTTGTAAAAATAACGCCCTCCCACCGGCTTGGACCGGCCAACGCTACATATTATTTGTGTATCGACCTCGGCAACTGTATCGGCCCGATACTTGCAGGCCTGCTGATTCCATTTACCGGGTACGGCGGAATGTTTATGGCAATAGCCGGTATAGCGTTCTTTACATTCTTTGAATTCTGGTTCGTTTATGGCAGAAGAGCCAACTGAAGTTCCTGCGAAATTCACTGGAACTTTTTGAATAATAAAAAAAAGAGCACGGTATGAATAATTTTTACAGCAGTCCATTGCTTGTGCCGATCGATGAACGATGTTATCCCCCATGAATTAACGGTGGATGAAATTAAGCAAATCGTGGAAATGTTTGGTGATTATGCTTTCTTCTACAAGCGAGGCGGTTACGACGGCGTCGAGATCTCAGGCGCTCATGGCTACCTTATTGCTGAATTTATGTCTACCTATGCGAATAAGAGAAGCGACGAATACGGCAGAACTCTGGAATGTACAACGTCACCCATGAGCTATCCTCCCGCTTATCTGGCTGATTATGCAAAGGAGATAAAAAGCGTCGTCAACAAGTCGGAGAGAATCTGTTTGATGGATGAGCTAAAAATCAAGTCTCTCACGGATGCCAAGGTCGTAGAAATCCAGGAGGACGGCATTATTGTCAATAAGGACGGTGAAAACATCAAACTTGTGTGTGATACGGTCGTATTGGCTTTCGGTACACTTCGGAAACATCCCTTTATGAAAAACTTAAGGACATCTTACCTCCTAAGCTTTTGTACCGTTATTATAAGCTCCTTTCAACAAATTGAATTCTCATACCATTGGGATCTAAAGCAATGATAAATCTTGTTTTCGGATTGGGCTGAACTGGACCTTCAACGATTTCTATGCTCTCTTCCCTAAGAATCTGTATGGTGTCATCAAGAGAGCGCACTTCAAATCCTATTGAAATGTCTTTACCGTATTCTTTTTTTTCATTTTTAGAATCGCAGATTAATTCTATCTTTGTATCCTGAGAACCTAAAAACACTATCTCATAGGATTCATTGGGTTTAAGCCGTGAATCAACCTCAAGACCTACAATCCTAGTATAGAAGTCAAAAGACTCTTCCATATTGTTGACATGAAGTGTTGTCCAACAAAATTTCATGCGCTTCTCCTTTAACTAAGATAACTAAGATACTTTATGAACTTTAGCACTTATCATTATGTACTGACAAGCATTCTGAAGCGATGGACATCCTCGATGAAGGATTAGAAGACCACCTTCAGTTCTTCGGCGCAGAGTCTTACCTGCGAATAGAGACCTGCAACCTGATTGAATACACCGAAGACTGGACAACAAGCAGATCCTACATTAAAAAGGAAGATATGACGAGTTCGACCTCTATGGAAAAAAAGGTTGCCATATAAAATGATCCGCCCTGCCACAATCGAAGATACAAAGCCGATTGCCCACATCATTATAAAAGCATGGGAACAGGCATATACGGGGATTATTGATCCCGACTACCCCAAAAACATGAAAGAGAGTACCTTCATCGACATCATCGGCTCCAATATACTCCAAGAACGGGAAACCATATTTCTTTACGAAGATCATGCTCAGATCAGGGGATTTATTTCGGGTAAACGCCAAGAGGGCACATATGATTGTCAAGTAATCGGCTTTTATATTCTGCCGGAGTACCAAGGCAAAGGGATCGGAACGGCTTTACTCAGCCACATGAAACATCATTTTAAGGCCCAAGGTTGCAAGGCCATGATCATTTGGACCCTGCTTCATGCAAAAAACAATAGCTTTTACAAAAACCAAGGAGGCATAGCCTCAGAAAATGCACAACTGGAAATTGGCAGCCGAAGATATCCAGGTGTCGGATTCTCTTATACACTCTGATTTCATTTGTACAAGGAGAGCGTTTTCATTTTGTGGCATGCAACAGGAAGAAGAAGCAGAGGAGAAATAAAAGCGGCCGATCTTGTTCCATATCGGTCGATGGATGAAGAAGACCTTATACATTTGCTTCATTC
Coding sequences:
- a CDS encoding oxidoreductase, with protein sequence MNDVIPHELTVDEIKQIVEMFGDYAFFYKRGGYDGVEISGAHGYLIAEFMSTYANKRSDEYGRTLECTTSPMSYPPAYLADYAKEIKSVVNKSERICLMDELKIKSLTDAKVVEIQEDGIIVNKDGENIKLVCDTVVLAFGTLRKHPFMKNLRTSYLLSFCTVIISSFQQIEFSYHWDLKQ
- a CDS encoding VOC family protein, translating into MKFCWTTLHVNNMEESFDFYTRIVGLEVDSRLKPNESYEIVFLGSQDTKIELICDSKNEKKEYGKDISIGFEVRSLDDTIQILREESIEIVEGPVQPNPKTRFIIALDPNGMRIQFVERSL
- a CDS encoding GNAT family N-acetyltransferase, which codes for MIRPATIEDTKPIAHIIIKAWEQAYTGIIDPDYPKNMKESTFIDIIGSNILQERETIFLYEDHAQIRGFISGKRQEGTYDCQVIGFYILPEYQGKGIGTALLSHMKHHFKAQGCKAMIIWTLLHAKNNSFYKNQGGIASENAQLEIGSRRYPGVGFSYTL